One Mercurialis annua linkage group LG3, ddMerAnnu1.2, whole genome shotgun sequence DNA window includes the following coding sequences:
- the LOC126673424 gene encoding apoptosis inhibitor 5-like protein API5 isoform X2 — protein sequence MEALLATRRVALEAGCSDGGRVIACTQPRRLAVQVSDSDYINRLVLCLYIALPFFVRRVSSSKLLTCLDKLIIPAFDQLPEDRKLNLLKALEEISPCTLPQDSRQILLVMTR from the exons ATGGAAGCACTCTTGGCTACTCGTCGGG TAGCTTTAGAAGCAGGCTGCTCTGATGGTGGACGGGTCATAGCTTGCACTCAACCAAGACGTTTGGCAGTTCAG GTTTCTGACTCTGACTATATTAACAGGCTGGTATTATGCCTTTACATTGCACTTCCCTTTTTTGTG CGCAGGGTATCAAGCAGCAAGCTTCTGACCTGTTTGGATAAGTTGATAATACCTGCTTTTGATCAG CTTCCTGAGGATCGGAAGCTTAATTTGCTTAAAGCACTTGAAGAAATTTCACCATGCACTCTGCCACAGGATTCACGCCAGATTCTTCTTGTTATGACCCGTTGA
- the LOC126673424 gene encoding apoptosis inhibitor 5-like protein API5 isoform X3 yields the protein MEALLATRRALEAGCSDGGRVIACTQPRRLAVQVSDSDYINRLVLCLYIALPFFVRRVSSSKLLTCLDKLIIPAFDQLPEDRKLNLLKALEEISPCTLPQDSRQILLVMTR from the exons ATGGAAGCACTCTTGGCTACTCGTCGGG CTTTAGAAGCAGGCTGCTCTGATGGTGGACGGGTCATAGCTTGCACTCAACCAAGACGTTTGGCAGTTCAG GTTTCTGACTCTGACTATATTAACAGGCTGGTATTATGCCTTTACATTGCACTTCCCTTTTTTGTG CGCAGGGTATCAAGCAGCAAGCTTCTGACCTGTTTGGATAAGTTGATAATACCTGCTTTTGATCAG CTTCCTGAGGATCGGAAGCTTAATTTGCTTAAAGCACTTGAAGAAATTTCACCATGCACTCTGCCACAGGATTCACGCCAGATTCTTCTTGTTATGACCCGTTGA
- the LOC126673424 gene encoding uncharacterized protein LOC126673424 isoform X1 yields the protein MASLCALLLCECMTFILIQHYRPELRLAVSYATLRSGKDDCYLKQKRNLVQARNLQFYQLRIDCPSFVFGAATCRTFANACRLEDFSHNGMHKTIRTSQEVYIHPSCAIQVMHVLSESHVPN from the exons ATGGCCAGCTTATGTGCATTGCTGTTATGTGAATGCATGACCTTCATCTTA ATTCAGCATTATCGACCTGAGTTGCGATTGGCCGTCTCTTATGCTACATTGAG ATCGGGAAAAGATGACTGTTACCTGAAGCAGAAGAGGAACTTGGTTCAAGCAAGGAACCTGCAATTCTATCAGTTGAG GATTGATTGTCCTTCCTTTGTTTTTGGGGCTGCCACGTGCAGAACATTTGCAAATGCATGTCGTTTAGAG GATTTCAGTCATAATGGGATGCATAAGACCATTAGGACTTCTCAAGAAGTCTATATTCATCCATCATGCGCTATTCAG GTAATGCACGTACTCTCGGAAAGTCATGTACCTAATTAA
- the LOC126673424 gene encoding uncharacterized protein LOC126673424 isoform X4 has product MASLCALLLCECMTFILIQHYRPELRLAVSYATLRSGKDDCYLKQKRNLVQARNLQFYQLRIDCPSFVFGAATCRTFANACRLEDFSHNGMHKTIRTSQEVYIHPSCAIQK; this is encoded by the exons ATGGCCAGCTTATGTGCATTGCTGTTATGTGAATGCATGACCTTCATCTTA ATTCAGCATTATCGACCTGAGTTGCGATTGGCCGTCTCTTATGCTACATTGAG ATCGGGAAAAGATGACTGTTACCTGAAGCAGAAGAGGAACTTGGTTCAAGCAAGGAACCTGCAATTCTATCAGTTGAG GATTGATTGTCCTTCCTTTGTTTTTGGGGCTGCCACGTGCAGAACATTTGCAAATGCATGTCGTTTAGAG GATTTCAGTCATAATGGGATGCATAAGACCATTAGGACTTCTCAAGAAGTCTATATTCATCCATCATGCGCTATTCAG AAGTGA
- the LOC126673424 gene encoding uncharacterized protein LOC126673424 isoform X5 produces MASLCALLLCECMTFILIQHYRPELRLAVSYATLRSGKDDCYLKQKRNLVQARNLQFYQLRIDCPSFVFGAATCRTFANACRLEVMHVLSESHVPN; encoded by the exons ATGGCCAGCTTATGTGCATTGCTGTTATGTGAATGCATGACCTTCATCTTA ATTCAGCATTATCGACCTGAGTTGCGATTGGCCGTCTCTTATGCTACATTGAG ATCGGGAAAAGATGACTGTTACCTGAAGCAGAAGAGGAACTTGGTTCAAGCAAGGAACCTGCAATTCTATCAGTTGAG GATTGATTGTCCTTCCTTTGTTTTTGGGGCTGCCACGTGCAGAACATTTGCAAATGCATGTCGTTTAGAG GTAATGCACGTACTCTCGGAAAGTCATGTACCTAATTAA